A single window of Sparus aurata chromosome 22, fSpaAur1.1, whole genome shotgun sequence DNA harbors:
- the tmem181 gene encoding transmembrane protein 181 isoform X1, with amino-acid sequence MDNDYSSGLENPLYSELKYFCRKIQEAYNELKEDLTPFRDDRFYRLAPMRLYTLSKRHFVLVFVLFLICFALTVFIGTAGPKIISEQEHNGDQLLVKNVSVKTGPFNLDSPPLTTYNQQLWLTCVMQAQHSNMGDFQQPFDINVELKGVMQDASVMQINQGHKRSRMLHCGAICDEIIVLHLGYLNYTRYQVMVSFKGLENITYEIKVKFVWKTYNPTFSQVEIWFRFVFVVLTFMVTCMFAHSLRKFSMRDWGIEQKWMSILLPLLLLYNDPFFPLSFLVNSWFPGTLDAFFQALFLCALLLFWLCVYHGIRVQGERKCLTFYLPKLIIVGLLWLSAVTLGIWQTVNELQDPTYRYKVDIANFEGMKVFFLIVVVLYILYLIFLVVRACSELKNMPYSDLRLRFLTALTFVVLVISMVILYLRFGAKALQDNFVAELSTHYQNSAEFLSFYGLLNFYLYTLAFVYSPSKNALYDSQLKDNPAFSMLNDSDDEVIYGSDYEDMPLQNGRAIKATAKYQDETDSD; translated from the exons ATGGACAACGACTACTCGTCCGGGTTGGAAAACCCTCTGTACAGCGAGCTGAAATACTTCTGTAGGAAGATACAGGAGGCCTACAACGAGCTGAAGGAGGACCTGACACCTTTCCGAGATGATCGTTTTTACAG ATTGGCCCCCATGCGGCTCTACACCTTGTCTAAAAGGCATTTCGTCTTGGTCTTCGTGCTGTTCCTGATCTGCTTTGCCCTCACAGTCTTCATTGGGACCGCAG GTCCAAAGATTATTTCTGAGCAAGAGCACAATGGCGATCAGCTACTTGTCAAAAACGTCTCAGTTAAG ACTGGGCCTTTCAACCTAGATTCTCCCCCCCTCACCACCTACAACCAGCAGCTATGGCTCACCTGTGTGATGCAGGCTCAACACAGTAATA TGGGAGACTTCCAGCAGCCTTTTGACATCAATGTTGAGTTGAAGGGAGTGATGCAGGATGCCAGTGTGATGCAGATCAACCAAGGGCACAAGAGATCACGAATGCTACACTGCGGGGCT ATATGTGATGAAATCATTGTGCTCCATCTTGGCTATCTGAACTACACCCGGTACCAGGTCATGGTCAGCTTCAAAGGCCTTGAAAATATCACGTATGAAATCAAAGTCAAGTTTGTG TGGAAAACGTACAATCCCACCTTCTCGCAAGTGGAGATCTGGTTCCGGTTTGTCTTTGTTGTGCTGACCTTTATGGTGACG TGTATGTTTGCACACTCACTGAGGAAGTTCTCTATGAGGGATTGGGGCATAGAACAGAAGTGGATGTCTATCCTGCTCCCTCTGCTTCTACTCTACAATG ATCCATTTTTCCCACTGTCATTCCTGGTGAACAGCTGGTTTCCAGGGACCTTAGATGCTTTCTTCCAGGCTCTGTTCTTGTGTGCCCTGCTGCTCTTCTGGCTCTGTGTTTATCATGGCATCAGGGTTCAG GgtgagagaaaatgtttgaccTTCTACCTGCCTAAGCTGATCATTGTGGGTCTTCTGTGGCTCTCGGCGGTTACACTGGGCATATGGCAAAC GGTTAATGAACTCCAGGACCCAACTTATAGGTATAAAGTGGATATAGCGAACTTTGAG GGCATGAAGGTCTTCTTCCTGATTGTAGTCGTCCTCTATATCCTCTACCTGATCTTCCTGGTTGTCAGAGCTTGTTCTGAGCTTAAGAACATGCCATACTCAG ATCTCCGGCTCAGGTTTTTGACAGCGCTGACGTTTGTAGTCCTTGTAATAAG CATGGTCATTCTCTACCTGAGGTTTGGTGCCAAGGCTCTCCAAGACAACTTTGTTGCTGAACTGTCTACTCATTACCAAAACT CAGCCGAATTTTTATCATTCTATGGCCTACTCAACTTCTACTTGTACACATTAGCATTTGTGTATTCCCCCTCCAAGAATGCCCTTTATG ACTCCCAGTTAAAGGATAATCCTGCCTTCTCCATGCTAAATGACTCCGATGATGAAGTTATATATGG GAGCGATTATGAGGACATGCCTTTACAAAATGGACGAGCTATCAAGGCAACTGCCAAGTACCAGGATGAGACTGACAGTGACTGA
- the tmem181 gene encoding transmembrane protein 181 isoform X2, whose product MELLAPMRLYTLSKRHFVLVFVLFLICFALTVFIGTAGPKIISEQEHNGDQLLVKNVSVKTGPFNLDSPPLTTYNQQLWLTCVMQAQHSNMGDFQQPFDINVELKGVMQDASVMQINQGHKRSRMLHCGAICDEIIVLHLGYLNYTRYQVMVSFKGLENITYEIKVKFVWKTYNPTFSQVEIWFRFVFVVLTFMVTCMFAHSLRKFSMRDWGIEQKWMSILLPLLLLYNDPFFPLSFLVNSWFPGTLDAFFQALFLCALLLFWLCVYHGIRVQGERKCLTFYLPKLIIVGLLWLSAVTLGIWQTVNELQDPTYRYKVDIANFEGMKVFFLIVVVLYILYLIFLVVRACSELKNMPYSDLRLRFLTALTFVVLVISMVILYLRFGAKALQDNFVAELSTHYQNSAEFLSFYGLLNFYLYTLAFVYSPSKNALYDSQLKDNPAFSMLNDSDDEVIYGSDYEDMPLQNGRAIKATAKYQDETDSD is encoded by the exons ATGGAGCT ATTGGCCCCCATGCGGCTCTACACCTTGTCTAAAAGGCATTTCGTCTTGGTCTTCGTGCTGTTCCTGATCTGCTTTGCCCTCACAGTCTTCATTGGGACCGCAG GTCCAAAGATTATTTCTGAGCAAGAGCACAATGGCGATCAGCTACTTGTCAAAAACGTCTCAGTTAAG ACTGGGCCTTTCAACCTAGATTCTCCCCCCCTCACCACCTACAACCAGCAGCTATGGCTCACCTGTGTGATGCAGGCTCAACACAGTAATA TGGGAGACTTCCAGCAGCCTTTTGACATCAATGTTGAGTTGAAGGGAGTGATGCAGGATGCCAGTGTGATGCAGATCAACCAAGGGCACAAGAGATCACGAATGCTACACTGCGGGGCT ATATGTGATGAAATCATTGTGCTCCATCTTGGCTATCTGAACTACACCCGGTACCAGGTCATGGTCAGCTTCAAAGGCCTTGAAAATATCACGTATGAAATCAAAGTCAAGTTTGTG TGGAAAACGTACAATCCCACCTTCTCGCAAGTGGAGATCTGGTTCCGGTTTGTCTTTGTTGTGCTGACCTTTATGGTGACG TGTATGTTTGCACACTCACTGAGGAAGTTCTCTATGAGGGATTGGGGCATAGAACAGAAGTGGATGTCTATCCTGCTCCCTCTGCTTCTACTCTACAATG ATCCATTTTTCCCACTGTCATTCCTGGTGAACAGCTGGTTTCCAGGGACCTTAGATGCTTTCTTCCAGGCTCTGTTCTTGTGTGCCCTGCTGCTCTTCTGGCTCTGTGTTTATCATGGCATCAGGGTTCAG GgtgagagaaaatgtttgaccTTCTACCTGCCTAAGCTGATCATTGTGGGTCTTCTGTGGCTCTCGGCGGTTACACTGGGCATATGGCAAAC GGTTAATGAACTCCAGGACCCAACTTATAGGTATAAAGTGGATATAGCGAACTTTGAG GGCATGAAGGTCTTCTTCCTGATTGTAGTCGTCCTCTATATCCTCTACCTGATCTTCCTGGTTGTCAGAGCTTGTTCTGAGCTTAAGAACATGCCATACTCAG ATCTCCGGCTCAGGTTTTTGACAGCGCTGACGTTTGTAGTCCTTGTAATAAG CATGGTCATTCTCTACCTGAGGTTTGGTGCCAAGGCTCTCCAAGACAACTTTGTTGCTGAACTGTCTACTCATTACCAAAACT CAGCCGAATTTTTATCATTCTATGGCCTACTCAACTTCTACTTGTACACATTAGCATTTGTGTATTCCCCCTCCAAGAATGCCCTTTATG ACTCCCAGTTAAAGGATAATCCTGCCTTCTCCATGCTAAATGACTCCGATGATGAAGTTATATATGG GAGCGATTATGAGGACATGCCTTTACAAAATGGACGAGCTATCAAGGCAACTGCCAAGTACCAGGATGAGACTGACAGTGACTGA
- the dynlt1b gene encoding dynein light chain Tctex-type 1, with protein MDEYQTEEETAFVVEEVSKIIKESVEATIGGNAYQHSRVNQWTTNVVEQCLSQLSKLGKPFKYIVTCIIMQKNGAGLQTASTCFWDNSTDGSCAIRWENKSMYCIVNVFGLAI; from the exons ATGGACGAATATCAGACCGAAGAGGAG ACTGCGTTCGTCGTTGAAGAAGTAAGCAAAATAATCAAAGAG TCAGTAGAAGCAACCATAGGAGGAAATGCCTaccagcacagcagagtgaacCAGTGGACAACTAATGTAGTGGAGCAGTGCCTCAGTCAGCTCAGCAAGCTTGGGAAGCCTTTCAAATATATTG TCACATGTATCATCATGCAGAAGAATGGAGCAGGTCTGCAAACAGCTAGCACATGCTTCTGGGACAACTCTACCGATG GAAGCTGTGCAATCAGATGGGAGAACAAGTCCATGTACTGTATCGTCAATGTTTTTGGGCTGGCCATCTGA